One genomic region from Anabaena sp. PCC 7108 encodes:
- a CDS encoding PIN domain-containing protein, whose translation MKILEPEQNNWKNKELNIKPIDALHIACAETSKSDYFITCDKRLINRCQDLSLKVINPTDLILEIEDDN comes from the coding sequence ATGAAAATATTAGAGCCAGAGCAAAACAACTGGAAAAACAAGGAATTAAACATTAAACCTATTGATGCACTTCATATAGCTTGTGCAGAAACATCTAAAAGTGATTATTTTATAACTTGTGACAAAAGATTAATCAATCGGTGTCAAGATTTATCACTGAAAGTAATTAACCCAACAGATTTGATTTTGGAGATAGAAGATGACAATTAA
- a CDS encoding peptidase domain-containing ABC transporter, whose translation MFKHQQKKYQCTLQLSEEDCGAACLVSITKHYGHFLSMNKSREAVGTGQLGTTLLGLKRGSENLGFNARAVKASPEIIDRITEITLPAIIHWQGYHWVILYGKKGKKYVIADPAVGLRYLTKEELTTAWNGVMLLLEPDQNRFSEQPQEESKGGITRFFRRISPYRGLLTQVLMINIVLGLLALGTPILIQLLTDDVLVRGDVQLLTVVVSAVIVMSLFSGGLQAFQALMISHFGQRLQLGLVLEFGQKLLQLPLNYYESRRSGEITSRLRDISEINQLVSQIVIVLPSQFFIAVISFCLMLFYSWQLTIAVLLVAACMTLSTLPFLPILQQKTRSLLVLGAENQGVLVETFKGAQVIKTTNAAPQFWDEFQSRFGRLANLAFSTVQIAIINGTVARIISTIGGIILLGCGSLLVIKGNLSIGQMLAFNALQINVLALINSLVGFVDEYFRSQTAVSRLLEVIDATPEVVGGSQKPIAKISAHADISCSHLKFHHPGRVDLLDDFSIQIPGGKVIALIGKSGCGKSTLAKLLAGLYVPDSGNIRIGFFNIQDIALDCYRQQVVYVPQEPHFWSRTILENFRLGTPNIPFEEIVQACDIADADGFISQLPNKYQTVLGEFGANLSGGQRQRLAIARGILTNPPILILDEATAGLDPMSEADVLNRLLEYRTGKTTILITHRPSVINRANWIVLIEKGQIQIQGTPETFLSKPGEHLQFLTV comes from the coding sequence ATGTTCAAACATCAACAAAAAAAATACCAATGTACTTTACAACTGAGTGAAGAAGACTGTGGAGCCGCTTGTCTAGTTTCTATTACTAAGCATTATGGCCACTTCTTAAGTATGAATAAAAGCCGAGAAGCAGTTGGTACTGGACAGTTAGGAACAACTTTATTAGGTTTAAAACGTGGCTCAGAAAATCTTGGATTTAATGCTAGAGCCGTGAAAGCTTCCCCAGAAATTATAGATAGAATCACGGAAATTACATTACCTGCAATTATTCATTGGCAAGGCTACCATTGGGTGATTTTATATGGTAAAAAAGGAAAAAAATATGTTATTGCTGATCCTGCTGTCGGACTTCGTTATCTCACAAAAGAAGAATTAACCACTGCATGGAATGGTGTAATGCTCTTATTAGAGCCAGATCAAAATCGCTTTTCTGAGCAACCTCAAGAAGAATCAAAAGGTGGAATAACACGCTTTTTTCGGCGCATTTCACCCTATCGTGGCTTACTAACTCAGGTTTTAATGATTAATATCGTCCTGGGTTTATTAGCTCTGGGAACTCCTATTTTAATTCAATTATTAACAGATGATGTCCTAGTACGTGGAGATGTACAGTTACTTACTGTTGTCGTTTCCGCAGTTATCGTTATGAGCTTATTTAGTGGAGGTTTGCAAGCCTTTCAAGCCTTAATGATTTCTCATTTTGGACAAAGATTACAATTGGGGTTAGTCCTAGAATTTGGACAAAAACTGCTGCAATTACCCTTAAATTATTATGAATCTCGTCGCAGTGGTGAAATCACTAGCAGACTTAGAGATATTAGTGAAATCAACCAATTAGTATCACAAATCGTCATTGTTTTACCTAGCCAGTTTTTTATCGCTGTAATTTCTTTTTGTTTAATGTTATTTTACAGTTGGCAATTAACAATAGCAGTTTTATTAGTTGCTGCTTGTATGACCTTATCTACCTTGCCTTTCTTACCCATCCTTCAACAAAAAACCAGAAGTCTCTTAGTCTTAGGTGCAGAAAATCAAGGTGTTTTAGTAGAAACATTTAAAGGCGCACAAGTAATCAAAACTACAAATGCTGCTCCTCAATTTTGGGATGAATTTCAAAGTCGTTTTGGTCGTCTGGCTAATCTAGCTTTTAGTACAGTTCAAATAGCAATTATCAATGGTACTGTTGCTAGAATTATATCTACAATTGGTGGTATTATTTTACTAGGATGTGGGAGTCTTTTAGTAATTAAAGGCAATTTAAGCATCGGTCAAATGTTAGCTTTTAATGCTTTACAAATTAATGTTTTAGCGTTAATTAACTCATTAGTTGGCTTTGTTGATGAATATTTTCGCTCCCAAACCGCAGTTTCTCGATTATTAGAAGTTATTGATGCCACACCAGAAGTAGTAGGAGGAAGTCAAAAGCCCATTGCCAAAATTTCTGCTCATGCAGATATTAGTTGTTCCCATCTTAAATTTCATCACCCCGGTAGAGTTGACTTGTTAGATGATTTTTCTATTCAGATTCCTGGAGGAAAAGTAATTGCTTTAATTGGTAAATCAGGTTGTGGTAAAAGTACTTTAGCTAAATTATTAGCTGGTTTGTATGTACCAGATTCAGGTAATATCCGCATTGGTTTTTTTAATATCCAAGATATTGCTTTAGATTGTTACCGACAGCAAGTAGTTTATGTACCCCAAGAACCTCATTTTTGGAGTCGGACAATTTTGGAAAACTTCCGTTTAGGCACACCTAATATTCCTTTTGAAGAAATTGTTCAAGCTTGTGATATTGCTGATGCAGATGGTTTTATCAGTCAATTACCTAATAAATATCAGACCGTATTAGGGGAATTTGGAGCCAATCTTTCCGGTGGACAAAGACAAAGATTAGCAATAGCTCGCGGAATTCTTACAAATCCACCTATACTCATTTTAGATGAAGCTACCGCTGGACTAGATCCTATGAGTGAAGCAGATGTTCTCAATCGTCTTTTGGAATATCGGACAGGTAAAACTACAATTTTAATTACTCATCGTCCCAGCGTTATCAATCGCGCCAATTGGATTGTTCTCATCGAAAAAGGGCAAATACAAATTCAGGGAACTCCTGAGACATTTTTATCAAAACCCGGAGAGCATTTACAGTTTTTAACTGTATAA
- a CDS encoding thioredoxin family protein — MSLLETIDTPIGSYSPDFELPGVDERVHHLSRYLENLRSVCVISMCNYCPYVELYVSRLKSIQAEFSPNEFTLIGLNGSHAHNNDVKNGEDFSSGSNFEKMKAFAQHHELNFPYLWDSTQDVTCSLGAIITPTAFLIDHNGILRYKGQIDNHPQDPLAEGTDYLRNAIAALFQGQEIQPVQTQPVGTPLVWRK; from the coding sequence ATGAGTTTACTAGAAACAATTGATACACCCATCGGCAGCTATTCACCAGATTTTGAGTTACCAGGAGTTGATGAGCGTGTACACCATCTCAGCCGTTATTTAGAAAATTTACGGTCAGTATGTGTCATCTCGATGTGTAACTACTGTCCTTATGTAGAGTTGTACGTAAGTAGACTGAAGAGTATTCAAGCGGAATTTTCCCCTAATGAATTCACATTGATCGGATTAAATGGTAGTCATGCCCATAATAATGATGTTAAAAATGGGGAAGACTTTAGCTCTGGGTCAAACTTTGAGAAGATGAAAGCTTTTGCCCAGCACCATGAGTTAAACTTCCCTTACCTATGGGACTCAACCCAGGATGTGACTTGTAGCTTAGGTGCTATCATCACACCAACAGCTTTTTTAATCGATCACAATGGAATTTTGCGTTATAAAGGTCAAATTGATAATCATCCGCAAGATCCATTAGCAGAGGGAACAGATTATTTAAGAAATGCGATCGCAGCTTTATTTCAAGGTCAGGAAATTCAGCCAGTACAAACACAACCAGTTGGTACGCCATTAGTCTGGCGGAAATAA
- a CDS encoding type II toxin-antitoxin system PemK/MazF family toxin translates to MVIKQGDIYWIDLGEPIGSEPAYIRPYVVIQNDLLNGSQIRTVIVCALTSNLRRAKAMGNVLLELGEANLDRQSVVNISQIFTVDKALLTEKIGTLSKERVRQILAGLAMVTEPQEINLD, encoded by the coding sequence ATGGTAATTAAGCAAGGTGATATTTATTGGATTGATTTGGGAGAACCAATAGGATCAGAACCAGCTTATATCCGTCCTTATGTGGTGATCCAAAATGATTTGCTCAACGGTTCTCAAATCAGAACAGTAATAGTTTGTGCATTAACTTCTAATTTGAGAAGAGCTAAGGCAATGGGTAATGTTTTACTAGAGTTAGGAGAAGCTAATCTTGATCGGCAAAGTGTGGTAAATATTTCGCAAATTTTTACAGTAGATAAAGCTTTATTAACTGAAAAAATCGGTACGCTATCGAAAGAAAGAGTTAGACAAATTTTAGCAGGATTAGCAATGGTAACAGAACCACAGGAAATAAATTTGGATTAA
- a CDS encoding HlyD family efflux transporter periplasmic adaptor subunit, whose product MNSLKSTENNYSYNLNEQNSENLHILEANEFLPHIGSWINIGGGVMITMFVVAVSLTTVLYYNVTIKVPATIRPLGELRVIQSAMTGTVKKIQAKENQVVNKGEIIAYLNDSQLQSQKKQLQNTIEQNQLQLIQIDAQIHQINNQIIAQTNLNKRTVIAAQAELNGTKRNYSDQQIAANAEMIQAKNAVKLAQAQLKRLQTEKVLIATVQEAEAGLKLAKLQRDRLQDIVKSGAVSRNLVEEKDQAVKSAQAKLEQAKSSAKNLQEEKEQAVKLAQINLQKAKISIDPSNANVTIALEKIKQEQSRGAAILAALKKEREILLQQRLEIQKQQIRTRQELQQLENDLSKSVIRSPTNGTIMQLKLRNSGQVLQISEEIAEIAPLNAPLIIKAHVSAKDIDKVKPGQLVQMQVSACPYPEYGTLKGTVKVVAPDTIATTQNNSIISTPQVSIYEVNIEPENIYLGKDDHLCHLKSGMEGRADIISRRETVMQFILRKGRLITDS is encoded by the coding sequence GTGAATTCATTGAAATCTACAGAAAACAATTATTCCTATAACTTAAACGAACAAAATTCAGAAAATCTCCATATCTTAGAAGCTAATGAGTTTCTTCCCCATATTGGTTCATGGATTAATATCGGTGGGGGAGTGATGATTACTATGTTTGTCGTAGCTGTGAGCCTGACGACGGTTTTGTATTACAATGTCACCATCAAAGTTCCGGCAACTATCCGACCATTGGGAGAATTGCGGGTAATTCAGTCTGCTATGACAGGAACTGTCAAAAAGATTCAAGCTAAAGAAAATCAGGTAGTAAATAAGGGAGAAATAATTGCTTACCTGAATGACTCTCAACTGCAATCTCAAAAAAAACAACTGCAAAATACTATTGAGCAAAATCAATTACAACTTATTCAAATTGATGCTCAAATCCATCAAATTAATAATCAAATAATTGCTCAAACCAATTTAAATAAACGCACAGTTATAGCTGCACAAGCTGAATTAAATGGCACTAAACGCAACTATAGTGATCAGCAAATAGCAGCTAATGCAGAAATGATACAGGCAAAAAATGCTGTCAAATTAGCGCAGGCTCAACTCAAAAGACTACAAACAGAAAAGGTATTAATAGCAACAGTCCAAGAGGCAGAAGCCGGCTTAAAGTTGGCTAAATTACAGCGAGATCGTTTGCAAGATATAGTTAAATCAGGAGCAGTATCGCGGAATTTAGTTGAAGAAAAAGACCAAGCCGTCAAATCTGCTCAAGCCAAATTAGAACAAGCTAAATCTAGTGCTAAAAATCTCCAAGAAGAAAAAGAACAAGCTGTAAAATTAGCACAAATAAACTTACAAAAAGCCAAAATTTCTATCGATCCTAGTAATGCTAATGTAACCATAGCATTGGAAAAAATTAAACAAGAACAGTCTAGAGGGGCAGCTATTTTAGCAGCTTTAAAAAAAGAACGAGAAATATTACTTCAACAACGTTTAGAAATACAAAAACAACAAATTCGCACTCGTCAAGAACTACAACAACTAGAAAATGACTTGAGTAAAAGTGTGATTCGCTCCCCAACGAATGGTACAATCATGCAACTAAAACTTCGTAACTCTGGACAGGTACTGCAAATAAGTGAAGAGATTGCCGAAATTGCCCCCCTTAACGCTCCTTTAATTATTAAAGCTCATGTTTCCGCCAAAGATATTGATAAAGTAAAACCAGGTCAATTAGTGCAAATGCAAGTTTCAGCTTGTCCCTATCCCGAGTATGGAACTCTCAAAGGAACTGTGAAAGTAGTTGCACCAGATACTATAGCAACTACACAAAATAATTCCATTATTAGTACACCCCAAGTATCTATCTATGAAGTAAATATTGAGCCAGAAAACATATATTTAGGTAAAGATGATCATTTATGTCACCTCAAATCTGGTATGGAAGGCCGTGCTGATATTATTTCCCGCCGAGAAACTGTTATGCAGTTCATTCTTAGAAAAGGCAGATTAATCACAGACTCATAA
- a CDS encoding BPSL0067 family protein, which yields MFELSLDSQQSATISTPTYNHTGLSDYQDPLYALNSSNSSQLLPDTQSVIDTVIQSIDATGDILTGLSSNSQIDEIMEIAFGQDYQKDLADQILIHLAQNDFTNTPDIKLVSGQSFNGAYAKDNNTIYLSQEFVGANLGNVDVVKGVLLEEFGHYIDGQINVKDAAGDEGDIFSRLVQGQSISDGELVLLKAEDDSSVFTINEQSVAVELASARTEIVLGNRVDFNGDGKTDFIRQEKGSFASDTARMLETYLSNGDGSFRKAWVSQDANRAMHGDLTNLFMGDFNGDGKTDFLKQEKGSFATDNWLMLETFISNGDGSFTSRSAMHDGAMNGDLTNLFIGDFNGDGKSDFIRQEKGSFASDTARMLETYLSNGDGSFRKAWVSQDANRAMHGDLTNLFMGDFNGDGKTDFLRQEKGSFATDNWLMLETFISNGDGSFTSRSAMHDGAMNGDLTNLFVGDFNGDGKSDFIRQEKGAFANDAARMFETYLSNGDGSFRKAWVSESSSRGMHGDFTNLFMGDFNGDGRTDFLKQEKGAFATDNWWMLETFISNGNGSFTSRSVMHDGAMNGDLTKLFVGDFDGNSRTDFLRQEKGVWASDNFRMLETYTSNSDGSFTKRWQSDDGAMNGDLTNLFTNNESRYQLNRMGTILNTVIQPPTVTKPPSGLMTTSSYLTQLSNGSLIGKYSRDVDNAYGYQCWDLVADAAGISVSSPYWNAGTWKRGVSVIGNGNVAVGTAIATFAGTNNSYYGTYNHTGIFAGYRRNSAGAIDGFWMWEQNAPLGSAIRKGFYSISSSGVSDADNYYLVGV from the coding sequence ATGTTTGAGCTATCTTTAGACTCTCAACAATCAGCGACTATATCTACCCCAACTTATAACCATACAGGTTTGAGCGATTATCAAGATCCTTTATATGCTCTAAATTCTTCTAATTCTTCTCAACTACTTCCTGATACACAATCGGTTATTGATACAGTTATTCAGTCAATTGATGCAACTGGAGATATCCTGACTGGACTAAGTAGTAATTCCCAAATTGATGAAATTATGGAAATTGCTTTTGGTCAAGATTATCAAAAGGATTTGGCTGATCAAATATTGATACATTTAGCTCAAAATGATTTTACTAATACACCAGATATAAAGTTGGTATCTGGTCAAAGTTTTAATGGAGCGTATGCGAAGGATAATAATACTATTTATTTATCGCAGGAATTTGTAGGGGCTAATTTGGGTAATGTTGATGTTGTTAAAGGAGTCTTGTTAGAGGAGTTTGGGCATTATATAGATGGTCAAATTAATGTAAAAGATGCTGCTGGAGATGAAGGGGATATTTTCTCGCGGTTGGTTCAGGGTCAGAGTATTAGTGATGGGGAATTGGTATTATTGAAAGCTGAGGATGATTCTTCTGTTTTCACAATTAATGAGCAATCTGTGGCTGTAGAACTAGCTTCTGCTAGAACAGAAATAGTTTTGGGAAATAGAGTTGACTTTAATGGTGATGGAAAAACTGATTTTATTCGCCAAGAAAAAGGTAGCTTTGCTAGTGATACAGCCAGAATGCTTGAAACCTATCTCTCCAATGGTGATGGTTCTTTTAGAAAGGCTTGGGTGAGTCAAGATGCGAATCGTGCTATGCATGGGGATCTCACTAATCTATTTATGGGAGATTTCAATGGGGATGGAAAAACGGATTTCTTAAAACAAGAAAAAGGATCTTTTGCTACTGATAATTGGTTGATGTTAGAAACCTTTATATCTAATGGTGATGGTTCTTTTACCAGTCGCTCTGCTATGCACGATGGAGCTATGAATGGTGATTTAACCAATTTGTTTATTGGTGATTTCAATGGAGATGGTAAATCAGACTTTATCCGTCAAGAAAAAGGTAGCTTTGCTAGTGATACAGCCAGAATGCTTGAAACCTATCTTTCCAATGGTGATGGTTCTTTTAGAAAGGCTTGGGTGAGTCAAGATGCGAATCGTGCTATGCATGGGGATCTCACTAATCTATTTATGGGAGATTTCAATGGGGATGGAAAAACGGATTTCCTGAGACAAGAAAAAGGATCTTTTGCTACTGATAATTGGTTGATGTTAGAAACCTTTATATCTAATGGTGATGGTTCTTTTACCAGTCGCTCTGCTATGCACGATGGAGCAATGAATGGTGATTTAACTAATTTGTTTGTTGGTGATTTCAACGGAGATGGTAAATCAGACTTTATCCGTCAAGAAAAAGGTGCTTTTGCTAATGATGCAGCCAGAATGTTTGAAACTTATCTCTCTAATGGTGATGGTTCATTTAGAAAAGCTTGGGTAAGTGAAAGTTCCAGCCGTGGTATGCACGGTGATTTCACCAATTTATTTATGGGAGATTTCAATGGAGATGGTAGAACTGATTTCTTAAAACAAGAAAAAGGTGCCTTTGCTACCGATAATTGGTGGATGTTAGAAACCTTTATCTCTAATGGTAATGGTTCTTTCACAAGTCGCTCTGTTATGCATGATGGAGCAATGAATGGTGATTTAACTAAGTTATTTGTTGGTGATTTTGACGGTAATAGTCGTACTGATTTTCTAAGACAAGAAAAAGGAGTTTGGGCTTCTGATAACTTCCGAATGTTGGAAACTTATACATCTAATTCGGATGGATCTTTTACCAAACGATGGCAGTCTGATGATGGGGCAATGAATGGCGATTTAACTAATTTGTTCACTAATAATGAATCACGTTATCAACTGAACAGAATGGGGACTATTCTAAATACTGTTATACAGCCACCCACTGTTACAAAGCCACCCTCTGGTTTAATGACTACTTCTAGCTATTTAACACAGCTTAGTAATGGATCTTTAATCGGTAAATATAGTAGAGATGTTGATAATGCTTATGGTTATCAATGTTGGGATTTAGTTGCTGATGCAGCAGGAATTTCTGTATCAAGTCCTTATTGGAATGCAGGTACTTGGAAACGAGGAGTTAGTGTAATAGGTAATGGAAACGTTGCGGTAGGTACTGCGATCGCAACTTTTGCTGGTACAAATAACAGTTATTATGGTACATATAACCATACCGGAATTTTTGCTGGATACCGACGTAATAGTGCAGGTGCAATAGATGGTTTTTGGATGTGGGAACAAAATGCTCCATTGGGGTCTGCTATTCGCAAAGGATTTTATTCAATTAGCAGCTCTGGTGTTTCTGATGCCGATAATTATTATTTAGTTGGTGTTTAA
- a CDS encoding alpha/beta fold hydrolase: MTNSTDALTSTKTWSWQGFPICYQTQGISGPAVILVHGFGASWGHWRKNIPILAKTCRIYAIDLIGFGGSAKPVPGQTITYTLETWGQQVADFCREVVGEPAFLVGNSIGCIVAMQAAVINPDMALGTALLNCSLRLLHDRKRATLPWTKRFGAPILQKFLSIKAVGDFFFSQLAQPKTVKKILLQAYANGETVTDELIDILMTPAKDPGAAAVFLAFTAYSSGPLAEELLPIISCPVIILWGTADPWEPINLGRELANFPQVQKFIPLEGVGHCPQDEAPELVNPILQHWITEQLQ; encoded by the coding sequence ATGACAAATTCTACAGACGCACTTACATCCACCAAAACCTGGAGTTGGCAAGGTTTTCCCATCTGTTACCAAACCCAAGGAATTAGTGGACCTGCGGTGATTTTGGTACATGGCTTTGGTGCGTCCTGGGGACACTGGCGCAAAAATATACCAATTTTGGCAAAAACTTGTCGGATTTATGCTATTGATTTGATTGGCTTTGGTGGTTCAGCTAAACCTGTACCTGGCCAGACAATTACCTATACATTAGAAACTTGGGGACAACAAGTAGCTGATTTTTGTCGAGAAGTGGTGGGTGAACCTGCTTTTTTAGTAGGTAATTCTATTGGTTGTATTGTCGCAATGCAAGCTGCGGTAATTAACCCAGATATGGCTTTAGGAACTGCGTTACTTAACTGTTCTTTGCGGTTATTGCATGATCGTAAACGCGCTACTTTACCGTGGACAAAAAGGTTTGGTGCGCCGATTTTACAAAAGTTTTTATCTATTAAAGCAGTAGGTGATTTCTTTTTTAGTCAATTAGCTCAACCAAAAACAGTCAAAAAAATTCTTTTACAGGCTTATGCTAACGGAGAAACGGTAACAGATGAATTAATAGATATTTTGATGACACCGGCAAAAGATCCTGGTGCTGCTGCTGTATTTTTAGCTTTTACTGCTTATTCTAGTGGACCTTTAGCGGAAGAATTATTACCTATAATATCTTGTCCAGTAATTATTTTATGGGGAACGGCTGACCCGTGGGAACCTATTAATTTAGGTAGAGAGTTAGCCAATTTTCCCCAAGTACAAAAGTTTATTCCTTTAGAAGGTGTGGGACATTGCCCTCAAGACGAAGCTCCTGAGTTAGTAAATCCGATTTTACAACATTGGATTACTGAGCAACTCCAATAA
- the yidD gene encoding membrane protein insertion efficiency factor YidD: MKILLIWLIKGYRSFISPLFPPTCRFQPTCSMYAIQAIERFGVFRGGWMSIMRILRCHPFHPGGYDPVPEVKSKSCCEHEK; the protein is encoded by the coding sequence ATGAAAATATTATTGATTTGGCTAATTAAAGGTTATCGTTCATTTATTTCTCCCTTGTTTCCCCCCACTTGTCGCTTTCAACCTACTTGTTCTATGTATGCTATTCAAGCTATTGAACGGTTTGGGGTGTTCCGTGGTGGTTGGATGAGTATTATGCGGATTTTACGCTGTCATCCTTTTCATCCAGGGGGTTATGATCCTGTTCCAGAGGTGAAGTCAAAGTCTTGTTGTGAACATGAGAAGTGA
- a CDS encoding CTB family bacteriocin has protein sequence MSNQINASNLFVALSEQQQELLTGGADFELAASNYANKLSGLIGTSFSGPQGSSATSAGKTNTILTAGQDFLGLGAEPPTGVGALGPAILPTEGVNLNPVETGNQTQTGGILP, from the coding sequence GTGTCAAATCAAATCAACGCATCGAATTTGTTTGTTGCTTTATCTGAGCAGCAACAAGAGCTTTTAACTGGTGGGGCTGACTTTGAACTAGCTGCTAGTAACTACGCTAACAAATTATCAGGTTTAATAGGGACAAGTTTCTCAGGTCCTCAAGGTAGCAGTGCTACTTCCGCAGGTAAGACGAATACCATACTGACAGCGGGACAAGATTTCCTAGGTTTAGGTGCAGAACCTCCTACTGGTGTTGGAGCTTTGGGTCCAGCAATACTACCAACTGAAGGAGTAAACTTAAATCCAGTTGAAACTGGAAATCAGACTCAGACTGGAGGAATCCTTCCGTAA
- a CDS encoding diacylglycerol/polyprenol kinase family protein yields MSLESITPLSLQIAPAAAWVGLIICIAWVVSRFTDSEPEIIRKIVHIGTGNVILIAWWLNIPPFVGIIASIFASFITLISYIFPILPGINSVGRQSLGTFFYAVSIGVLVASFWDLHQPQYAVLGIMIMAWGDGLAALIGKRFGKHKYTVFGSQKSWEGSLTVTLISYFICLTILLITQGNIWQTWIVSLIVAVIATVLEAFSFLGIDNLTVPIGSAFCAYMLTQLLSGY; encoded by the coding sequence ATGAGTTTAGAATCCATTACCCCATTATCGCTGCAAATTGCCCCCGCTGCGGCTTGGGTGGGATTAATTATTTGCATTGCTTGGGTAGTTAGTCGTTTTACTGATAGCGAACCCGAAATCATCCGTAAAATCGTGCATATTGGCACAGGTAACGTTATTTTAATTGCCTGGTGGTTAAATATTCCCCCATTTGTGGGAATTATAGCTTCAATTTTTGCGAGTTTTATCACCTTAATATCTTATATATTCCCAATTCTTCCGGGTATTAATAGCGTCGGTCGTCAAAGTTTGGGAACATTTTTCTATGCTGTGAGTATAGGTGTTTTAGTTGCTAGTTTTTGGGATTTACACCAACCCCAATATGCTGTTTTAGGAATTATGATTATGGCTTGGGGAGATGGATTAGCAGCTTTAATTGGCAAACGCTTTGGCAAACACAAATATACAGTTTTTGGTTCTCAAAAAAGCTGGGAAGGTTCTTTAACAGTTACTTTAATCAGTTACTTTATTTGTTTGACTATTTTATTGATTACCCAAGGTAACATTTGGCAAACTTGGATAGTCTCGTTAATTGTAGCGGTAATTGCTACGGTTTTAGAAGCCTTTTCTTTTTTGGGAATTGATAATTTAACAGTTCCTATCGGCAGTGCATTCTGTGCTTATATGTTAACTCAGCTACTCTCTGGATACTGA
- a CDS encoding TspO/MBR family protein, with amino-acid sequence MIKSWMVIGGVAFLVAFASNFITPSERQWFKHLRRPRWLTFERAIPLIWTTIFISGAWSADIVWENNPGTNTTWLMMGLYLLLEVFTIAYTPVMLRFRSLRVGTIIGGTGFIICLLVTFAVLSVSVWAALLLMPYLLWSPIGTYTTWEMVKLNPQDA; translated from the coding sequence ATGATTAAATCTTGGATGGTAATTGGAGGTGTGGCTTTTTTAGTTGCCTTTGCTAGTAACTTCATTACACCTAGTGAACGCCAATGGTTCAAGCATTTAAGAAGACCCAGATGGCTAACCTTTGAAAGAGCAATTCCGCTGATTTGGACTACAATATTTATCAGTGGTGCTTGGTCAGCTGATATTGTCTGGGAAAACAACCCAGGAACCAACACAACCTGGTTAATGATGGGTTTATACCTACTTCTAGAAGTATTTACCATTGCTTACACACCCGTCATGTTACGTTTTCGTAGTCTTAGGGTAGGTACAATTATCGGTGGCACAGGTTTCATTATCTGCCTTTTAGTCACCTTTGCCGTCTTATCAGTTTCCGTTTGGGCAGCATTATTACTCATGCCTTATCTGCTGTGGAGTCCCATAGGCACATACACAACTTGGGAAATGGTTAAACTTAATCCTCAAGATGCGTAA
- a CDS encoding M15 family metallopeptidase has product MRPYHQIPIIECGEHLVKIPLELFAVESPHPYEKLGANYGVHSPYYLRESVIQKLIQAQNYLQLLHPHWYIQIFDAYRPVAVQQFMVDYSFGEALRERGLTEAQLSPQQREEVWEAVYEIWAVPSLEMKTPPPHSTGAAVDVTLVDENGQVVDMGSPIDEMSERSHPEYYAKSNQPYDANRQLLRDVMLKAEFQRNPREWWHFSFGDQMWAWLQNQGTACYGRLV; this is encoded by the coding sequence ATGCGACCTTATCATCAAATCCCGATTATCGAATGTGGTGAACATTTAGTAAAAATTCCCCTAGAATTGTTTGCGGTAGAATCTCCCCATCCTTATGAAAAGTTAGGTGCTAACTATGGTGTACACTCACCTTATTATTTGCGCGAAAGTGTAATTCAAAAGTTGATTCAAGCGCAAAATTATTTACAATTACTACATCCTCATTGGTATATTCAAATATTCGATGCTTATCGACCTGTGGCTGTCCAGCAGTTTATGGTAGATTACAGTTTTGGGGAAGCTTTGCGAGAAAGGGGTTTAACAGAAGCGCAATTATCACCTCAGCAACGAGAAGAAGTTTGGGAAGCGGTTTATGAAATTTGGGCTGTACCGAGTTTGGAGATGAAAACCCCTCCTCCTCATAGTACTGGGGCTGCGGTAGATGTTACCCTGGTTGATGAAAATGGGCAAGTTGTCGATATGGGTTCACCGATTGATGAAATGTCAGAGCGATCGCACCCAGAATATTATGCTAAGAGTAATCAACCGTATGATGCTAACCGTCAATTATTGCGAGATGTGATGTTAAAAGCAGAATTTCAACGCAATCCTAGAGAGTGGTGGCATTTTTCTTTTGGTGATCAAATGTGGGCTTGGTTGCAGAATCAAGGAACTGCTTGTTATGGTAGGTTGGTTTAA